AACCCATTTGTGAATGGTATGGATCATAAGCTCTTGAACTCAATTCCATGTGAGACTAGAAACTCCGTGCGAGCCGCTCGGTCCCCCTCTGTTCGTCTCTGTTCCTTGCCTTCCTTCTCTGAACGGCTGAATCTGAGTTATGTACTTATGTGCTCCCTTTTTCTCTAGATTCTATGTGCCTACTTCGAAAGATtagaaaataaaagttgtagaggacacTTTTATCTACGGTTTTTATTATCTTCGCTTTGTATGAATCGGCCTCTAACTTGATCAAAGTCGGCTCTGAATCAGGTCGGTTAAACTGAAAAACATAGCTTTCAGTTAACTTGCTCAAGTCTGAACCTGGCTGTCTACACAGAGTTCAGAACAATTGCAGAGTTTTAGCTAACTCCTTTAATTTGGCTTATtttgaattcgaatttgaaCACCCTGCAATTAATGGTAACACTTATCACTGTGCTTTCTTCATGCTACCTTGTTTATACAGCATGACAAGAGTTATGCAATTAACAGTAATATCTGAAAGTGCTTTCTTCATGCTACCTTGTGACAATGCATATATGTTCGTGCTATATTTAAGCTTTTACTGAAAACTTATCACTGAGTAAATACTTACAGGAAATGGATATTATTCCAACATGATGATGGATGAAACTAATCTAGGTGATTTTGATAATTATGGCAACACCTATGCTGACCAACAGTCACAGGCAACGCAAGTTGGTCCAGCAGCCCCCTCCGTGAGGCCAAACCATAAGAGATCAAAGAATTTCAGTGACCACGAAGATGAGGTTTTGGTTTCAAGCTGGCTGAATATAAGCTTGGATCCAGTCGTAGGCAAAGATCAAAAGGGTGGCAGGTATTGGTCTCGTATCTATGAGTACTTTCATGAACACAAGACATGCTCCTCAAAGCGTACCATTAATTCTCTCATGCACCGGTGGGAGACCATACAAAAATGTGTGAACAAGTTTTGTGGATGTCTAACACGGATTGAGTTAAGACGTCAGAGTGGTACTACAATGCAAGACAAGGTACTTACTCATTTTCTAACATGGATTTGTTTCgtctattttatttttatatctcataaATGAAAATCCCTTGGATGTTGCTGTGTCCAGGTTGCAGAGGCATGTGCCTTGTACAAGTCTGAAGATGAACATGGCAAAGCATTTCAGTTCATGCATTGCTGGAATAAGCTGAGAACACAACCAAAATGGCTTGCTAAAATTGATGAATTGGCTGCTGGTAAAACATCTAACAAGAAGCAGAAGACAAGCTCTA
This genomic interval from Panicum virgatum strain AP13 chromosome 8K, P.virgatum_v5, whole genome shotgun sequence contains the following:
- the LOC120643744 gene encoding glutathione S-transferase T3-like: MMMDETNLGDFDNYGNTYADQQSQATQVGPAAPSVRPNHKRSKNFSDHEDEVLVSSWLNISLDPVVGKDQKGGRYWSRIYEYFHEHKTCSSKRTINSLMHRWETIQKCVNKFCGCLTRIELRRQSGTTMQDKVAEACALYKSEDEHGKAFQFMHCWNKLRTQPKWLAKIDELAAGKTSNKKQKTSSTADPSAALPSETEPGAVEGLEACALTRPIGKKAAKAALLQEKKKSVTATLENMWAQKKETDGEKELKKEERFNKAFALEQDRVANEKLLLQVRSQEVEVRSQEVQLQKKRDEERIMTMDLTAMPDDDLKKYYMCLRAKIMSRVLK